The window GTTCGGGATCGTCTCGCTGGGAACCTTCGGGGTGTACCCCTTGAACTCCACGGGCTCCTCCGTGAGGGGGTAGTCCTTCCGGAGGGGGTGCCCTTCCCAGTCATCGGGCAGGAGGATCCGGGTGAGGTCCGGGTGTCCGACAAACCGGATCCCGAACAGATCCCACAGCTCCCGCTCGAACCAGTTGGCGCCCGCGAAGAGGGGGATCGCCGTGGGGAGCACGGGATCCGAGCCGGGGACCCGGGTCTTCACCCGCAGGCGCTCCCGCCGGCTGAGACTCAGGAGGTGGTAGACCACCTCGAACCGGGGCTCTGTGGGATACCGGTCCCAGGCGGTGAGGTCCGTGAGCATCTCGAACCGCCAGGGGTCCCCCTTCACCGCCGCGAGGGCGTCGAGGAGGGCTTCAGGCCGCACGAGCACCGTCGGGTCTCCCCGGAACCGGTGCACTTCCAGCACCCCTTCTCCCAGGCGCTCCTGGAGGAAGGCCTGCACGGGAGCGGGATCCACCACGTGCATCTTCCTACCCCACCCGGGACGACGCGCGGCGGAGGGTTCCCAGCTTCCCTTGCTCCCGGATCTTCTCCTGGAGCTTCATGAGGCCGTACAGCAAGGCCTCCGGCCGGGGGGGGCAGCCGGCCACGTACACGTCCACGGGCACCACTTTGTCCACGCCCTGCACCAGGGCGTAGTTGTTGTATACCCCGCCGCAGCTGGCGCAGTCGCCCATGGCGATGACCCACTTGGGCTCCAACATCTGCTCGTAGATGTGCCGAAGCACGGGCGCCATCTTCTGGCTCACCCGGCCCGCCACGATCATGAGGTCGGATTGCCGCGGGGAGGCCCGGAAGGCCTCCATCCCGAACCGGGCGATGTCGAACTTGCTGGTGGTGGTGGCGATCATCTCGATGGCGCAGCAGGCGAGTCCGAACTGTACGGGCCACACGGAGGAGCTGCGGGCCCACGCCAGCATGCGGTCCACGGTGGTGGTGAGGACGTTGCGCCGGAGCCCCTCCGCTTCTGCATCCAGATCTACTCTTGCCATTCCAGCCCCCCTCTCGCCCACTCGTAGGCGTAGCCCAGTCCCAGCAGGGCGATGAACACGAGGCCTGCCCACAGGGCAGGCGTTCCGAGTTCCCGCAGCACCAGGGCCCACGGGTACAGGAACACCGCCTCCACATCGAACAGGATGAAGAGCATGGCGATGAGGTAGTAGCGGATGGGCACCCGCTCTCGGGCAGAACCCAAGGGCCACACCCCGCTCTCGTAGGCCTCCAGCTTCTCAGGCGTGGGATAGCGACCCCCCAGGAGGGCGTGGAGCCCGAGAAGCCCCACCGCGAGCCCCGTGGAGATCGCCAGGTGCACCAGGACGGGAACGTATTCCCTCATCTCCATAAAAACGCCGGTGCACGGACGCTCCCGGCTCCGGCGCTTCCTCCCCGCAGGCCCACCGCGAGCCCGCCTTCCTGCTAGATGATGGCAGACCCGGCCCGCGGAATCAACGCCGAGTTCCCGCGGGTCTCCGTCTTCCCCCGCCGGAGACCCGGCGGACCTGCGCCACCGCCTCCGCGGTGGCCCGGATGGCCTCCTCCACCTCCTCCTCCGTGGTCCACCGGCCCAGGGTGAACCGCACGCTCCCCCGGGCCAGGTCCTCCGGGAGTCCGATGGCCCGCAGCACGTGGCTGGGCTCCAAGCTCCCCGCGGTGCAGGCGGAGCCGCTGCTCGCGGCGATGCCCGCGAGGTCCAGGTTCAGGAGCAGGGTCTCGCTCTCCGCGCCCTCGAAGGAGACGTTCACGTTGTTGGGGAGGCGGTCCGTGGGGTGCCCGTTGAGATGGGCTCCCGGAATCTGCAGGAGTCCCTCGATGAGCCGGTCCCGCAGCCGTCGTATCCGCGCCTGCTCTACTTCCCGCTCCTCCAGGGCAATGGCGATGGCCCGGGCAAATCCCACGATCCCCGGGACGTTCTCCGTGCCTGCCCGCCTTCCCCGCTCCTGACTCCCCCCCCGCAGGAGGGAGAGGATTCGGGTGCCCTTGCGGACGTACAGCAACCCCACGCCCTTGGGCCCGTACCGCTTGTGGGCGCTGGCGGAGAGGAGGTCCACGCCCAGCTCATCCACGTGGAGGGGAAGGGCCCCGAAGGACTGGGTGGCGTCCGTGTGCACGAGCACCCCCCGCTCCCGGCAGATGCGGGCGATCTCCGCGATGGGCTGCAGGGTCCCGATCTCGTTGTTGGCGTGCATCACGGACACGAGCACGGTATCATCCCGGAGGGCCCGGCGCACATCCTCCGGATCCACCCGGCCGTAGGGGTCCACGGGCAGGTAGGTGACCTCCCATCCCCGCTCCTCCAGGAACCGGCAGGGCTCCAGCACCGCGTGGTGCTCCACGGCGCTCGTGATGAGGTGCCGCCCCCGGTCCTCGTGGGCCCACGCGACTCCCAAAATTGCCCAGTTGTCGGCCTCCGTGGCTCCGCTGGTGAAGACCACCTCCGAGGGCCGGGCCCCCAGGGCCTGGGCCAGGATCCGGCGGGCTTCATCCACCGCGGCCCGGGCCTCCTGCCCGAAGGCGTGCACGCTGGAGGCGTTCCCGAAACGTTCAGAGAAATACGGTACCATGGCCTCCAGGACCCGGGGGTCGAGGGGCGTGGTGGAGGCATAATCCAGGTAGATCCGTCGCATGGCCAGGCCCATTATACGGCCGCGGCACCCATCTTGCTTACTTCAGGAGGGCGGGATGGGCCATGGGCGGAAGTCGGTGGCGGGATCGGTGCCGGAGGCGACTCCCGCTCCTCCTGGTGGCGGGGCACACGGGGCTGTGCGCCCTGCTGGGTCTCGGGATCTGGAAGGGGCTGCCTTATTCCGCGGCGGTGATCCTGGTGGGGCCTGTCCTGCTGGCAGCCGCCACCTGCGAGCGTCGGATCTACCTCGCCCTCCTCCCCCAGACGGGCGTGGCCACCCTCCTGGGCATCCTCCTCCGGGCCCCCACCCGATCCGAGGCCCTCGTGGCCTTCTTCGGGTTGAGCGTCACCGTGATCCTCCTCTCGGAACTGCTCTTCCGGATCTCCCGAGGCCACCGCGAGACCGAGCGGGCCCTCCGGCGGCGCACGGAGGTGCAGCAGGCCCTCCACAGCACGGCCCTGGGCCTGCTGCAGGGGCATGATGTGGACACCCTCCTGGAGGAGATCCTCCGCCGGGCCTGCGCGCTCCTGAACACCTCCCACGGAGACCTCTTCCTCGTGGAGGGAGACCACCTGCGGTGCCGGGTGGCCCTGGGGGCGCTCCGCTGGATGCAGCAAACCGGATTCCGCATGGCCAAGGGCAGGGGGATCGCGGGCCGGGTTTGGGAAACCGGAAAACCCCTCTTGGTTACGGACTACGGGCGGTGGCGGGAGAGGCTTCCAGATCCCCGCTTAGCGTTCACCCGCCACGCGGTGGGGATCCCGCTCGTGGTGAACCGAGAGGTGAGAGGGGTCGTGGTGGTGGCGCGGGACGCAGACCCTCCCTTCACCCCGGAGGATCTCGCCCTGATGGAGCAGTTCGGGGAACTCGCCTCCCTGGTTCTCCAGAACGCCTCCCTCTACCGGGCGGTGCAGGAGGAGATTCGGCAGCGCCAGGAGGCAGAAGCCCACCTCCGGCAGCGGACCCGCCTGCTGGAGGCCCTGCACCAGGTGACGGAGGGGCTGCTCCAGGCCCTGGACACCGAACGGTTGCTGGAGGCCATCGCCCAGGGGGCCTGCGAACTCCTGCGGACGCCCCACTGCAACCTGTTCCTAGTGGAAGGGGACGCGCTGCGGTGCCGGGTGGCCTACGGGAACGTGGGGTGGATGCGCGCGGAGCCCCTCCGGATCCCCAAGGGGCAGGGGCTTGCGGGCCGGGTGTGGGAGACCGGGCTTCCCGTGGTGGTGGAAGATTACCCCCGCTGGCCGGGCCGTCTCCCGGATCCGAGGTTCCACGGGGTGTATCACTCCGTGGGCGTCCCCATCCTGGTCCAGGGAGAGGTGGCCGGGGTGCTGAACCTGGCCCGGGAGGATCCCCGGGATCCCTTTACGGAGGAAGAGGTGGCGGCCCTCGCCCAATTCGCCCACCTGGCCTCCCTGGTGCTTCACAGCGCGCGGCTGCGGACACAGGCGGAGGCCGCGGCCCGGGAGGTAGAAGCGCAGCGGGCCTTCTACGAGGAGATCCTGAACAACGTGCAGACCGACATCGCGGTCTTCGACCCCCAACTGCGATACGTGTACGTGAACCCCTCCGCCATCCGGGACCCCGAGCTCCGGCAGTGGATCATCGGGCGGGACGACTACGACTACTGCCGCCGCAAGGGACGCGACCCCGCCTTGGCGGCCCGGAGGCAGGAGTATCTGCGCCGGGCCATGGAGGAGAAACGGGTCCTGGAGTACGAGGAGGCGGTTTCCACTCCTTCCGGGGAGGAGCGGTACTTCCTCCGGCGGGTCTGCCCGGTCCTCGACGCGGAGGGCAATGTGGTGCGGCTCATCGGGTACGGGATGGACATCACGGACCGCAAGCGCATGGAGCTGCAGCTCGCCCACATGGCCCTGCACGACGCCCTGACGGGCCTGGCGAACCGCACCCTCTTCCTGGACCACCTGCGGCAGGCCCTGGAGCGCACCCACCGGACCGGTACCCGGGTCGCGGTGCTGTTTCGTGGACCTGGACCGGTTCAAGCTCGTCAACGACAGCCTGGGGCACGCGGCGGGAGACCAACTGTTGGTGGAGGCCAGCAGGCGATTCCAGGAATGCCTGCGGTCCACGGACACCCTGGCGCGGCTTGCAGGGGACGAGTTCGCGGTGCTGGCGGAAGTCCAAGATCCTGCGGATCCGGCAAGGATCGCGGAGCGCCTCATCGAGGCGCTCCGTCCCCCCTTTCTCCTCAACGGGGAGGAGGTCTACATGAGCGCCAGCATCGGGGTGGCGGTCGGGGATTGGACCCGCCGGCCCGAGGACCTCCTCCGGGAGGCGGACACGGCCATGTACCGGGCCAAGGCCGCGGGGCGCAACCGGTACCAGTACTTCGAGGAAGCCATGCACCTGGAAGCCGTCCGCCAGTTGCACCTGGAAGGGGAGATCCGCCGGGCCCTGGAACGGGGAGAGTTCGTCCTCCACTACCAGCCCGTGGTGCGCCTGCAGGATCAGGTGCCCGTGGAGATGGAAGCCCTGATCCGGTGGCGGCACCCCAGGGACGGCCTCCGGCTGCCCGCGGAGTTCCTGGAGGCCGCGGAGCGGGCAGGCCTGGGGCCGACCCTCGGCGCGTGGGTCCTCGGGGAAGCATGCCGACAGGCCCGGGCGTGGGCCACCCGGATCCCGCAATCCCCGGTCGTGGTAAGCGTGAACCTCTCCGCCTCCCAGGTTCAGGATCCCCAGCTCCCCGACCGCCTGACGGCAGCCTTCCAGACCACCGGAGCCTCCCCCCGGACCCTGCGGCTTGAGGTCTCGGAGCGCGTCCTCGCCTCCTTGCCCCCGGAGGCGCTCCACCGGCTCGGGAGGCTAGGTTCCCTCGAACTCGGCGTTCACGTGGACGACTTCCACAACTCCCTCGCTCCGGACCTCCTCCAGTGGCTCCCGATCCGGGCCCTCAAGGTTCCCTGGGCCGTGATCTCCACCTCCCCGGAGCCTCGGCAGGCCGCCCACCGGCTGCTCACCGGGGCACGGGACCGGAGGATCCCGGTGGTGGTGAAGGGCGTCGAGGACCCTCAAGCCCTGGAGGAGGTGGCGGCCATGGGGTTCGAGTACGCGGAGGGGTTCGCCATCGCCCGCCCCATGGACCCGGAGGCCGCCACCGCTTACCTGTTGGGGGTCAACGGGAGGTAACGAGGCGGGCACACCGGAGGGTGTGCCCGCCTGGAGCCGCCGGAACGTCCGAGCCGCCCGCTCCGGCTACCCCCAGAACCTATTCGCTCTCTAAGGCTCGAACTCCTCCCCCACCGCGCAGACCGGCACCACCGCGATCCGGTTCCCTCCCCTCCGGGGCGGACGGCCCCGCCGCCACAGCCCCCTCTCCCACCCGGTGAACCTGGGCCAGCCCTCCTGGACGGCGGCCCTGGCCTGGAGGGGGGAGAGTCCCTCCGTCTCCATGAGGTGGCGCAGGAGCCGGATCTGCTCGATGTCCCGCCAGGAATAAAGCCGGAGCCGCCTCCGACCGCTGCGGACCGGAGCCACAAGTCCCCGCTCCTCCCAACGGCGGAGGGTAGAGGGCCGCAATCCCGTCAAGAGAGACACGATGCCGATGGGGAAGAGTTCCTCCTTGGGATCCGACATGGCCAGCTCCAGGGGACCGTGGGGTTCCGGAGGTCAGTATACCAGGGGGAGGGGGGGTTCAACAGGCGACGTGCGTTCGATCCGGAGATGCGATCATGTGTTCGCCAGATGGATTGGGACCTCCGTTCGTCTCCGGCGGGTGAAGAGGCACCGGGTGCGGTATCCCGCGGCCCAGGCCGCGGCCTCGGCCTGATGGAACGCGTAGCCCACGTGTTCGGGGAGGTGGGCGTCGGAGCTGGTGACGATGGGGACGGCTTGGCGGTGGAGGATCCGGAGGAAATCCGGGGCGGGGTACAGCTCTCCCACGGGTTTCCGCAGTCCCGCGGTACTCACCTCCGCGCACACGCCCGCCCGGGCCATGGCCCGGGCCGCCTCCTCGTACCAAGGGAGGGGGTCCCGGTGGGGCCGGTGTCCGAACACCTTTACCACGTCCGGATGGGCAATGACGTCGAACAGCCCGGTCTGGGCAGCCTCCGCCAGCAGCCGGAAGTACTCCGCGTACACCTCGTCCACAGAGCGGTTCTCCCACTCCGCTCGCTGGTCCGGGATGTCGAATCCCCACCACGCGCCATCCTTCCCGCGCAGCCAGTGCACCCCGCCCAGGGTGAAATCCCAGTCGTAGGCCCGGATCCACCGTTCCAGCTCCCCCTCGCGCCCCGGGCAGTAGTCCCACTCCATCCCGGCCTTGACGGGCAGCCCCTCCGCCCGCGCCCGGTCCAGCAACCGCACGTAGGCATCGAAGTCCCAGTTCCGGCGCTCGGAGACCTCCCGGGCATGGATCCACGAGTTGTCCGGCGGGTAGATGGTGCGGCACTGCACGAAGTTGTGGGCGTGCTCCGTGAGCCCGATCTCCGTGATCCCCACCCGCATGGCCGCTTCCACCAGGCGCGTCAGCCCGTCCCAGGTGAGCCCCACGTTCTCCAGGTGGGTGTGGTAGTCGGGCCTTGGGATCACGGCCGCCCCGTACGGATGCGCTCGGCCCACACCTCCCCCCGGGGGTGGGAGGATCGGTATCGAAGGGCCACCTGCTCGGGGTCGTACCCCTCCGCGATCCGGCGCATCTCCACGTGCCAGCTCCCGTCCCACGTGAGGATGGCGTAGGCGGGTCGGGGGTCGCCGTCCAGGGGGAACCCCACGGACCCCGGATTGACGAGGAGGCGGTCCTGCCAGGGTCGGCGGTACTGCTTGTGGACGTGCCCGTACACCACCAGTCGCGCCCCCGCCTCCTCGAAGATGCGGCGCACCACCTCCTCCGGCGCATCGGGATGAACCGGCTCCTCCACGCTCCACGGGGTGGCGTGCACCAGGTACAGGTCGTGTCCCTCCTCCGGGATCAGGCGGAGGTGGAAGGGCAGATCCGCGAGGTAGAGGAGGTGGTCGTCGCTGAGCTGCTCCAGCGTCCACGCGAGCAGCTCGTCCGCCTCCTGGGATTCCGGGGCCCGGGCGGCCTCCGCGAGGATGGCGTCCGTGTTCCCGAGGATGGCCGCGTATCCGTGGTCCCGGACGAAGTCCAGGCACTGGGCGGGTTCCAGGCCCCCGAAGCAGAGGTCCCCGCCCACCAGCACGTGCTGGAGGCCCGGGACCTCCGCGAGCTCCCGCGCCACGGCCTGGAGGGCGGGGAGGTTCCCGTGGATGTCACAGAGCACCGCCAGCTTCACCCGTCCCCTTCCAGCAACGAGGTGAACCGCCGGAGGATGCGGGCCGTGGCTCCCCACACCACGTGGCCCTGATACCGGTAGAAGTACTGCAGCCTCCCGGAGGGATCCCGCCGGACCTCCACCGCGCGGGGATCCAGGAAGAACGCGAGGGGAATCCGGATGACCTCCGCGATCTCCTCCTCCGCGGGCCGGAGGGGATACGGATGGGGAAGGCGGCCCACGAAGGGCCGGATGAGGAACCCGGAGACCACGGTGCACTCGTCGTCCACCTGTCCGAGTACCTCCACGTCCTCCCGCCGGATGCCCAGCTCCTCCTCCGCCTCCCGGAGGGCCGCGTGGAGCGCGTCCGGATCTTTCTCCTCCACTGCCCCACCGGGAAACGAGATCTGGCCCTTGTGCACCGCCACCCGGTCCGTGCGCCGGGTGAGCAGCACCCAGATCCTCCCGTCCTCCTCGTAGAGGGGAATCAGGACCGCGGCCAGCCGCAGGGACGCGTCCTCCACCGTGCGCGGGACGTAGCCGAGGAGGACTTCCCGGATCCGGGCGAAGGTGACACCCGGGCGGGGTTCCCGGTCGGCGGTGCAGGAAGGATAAGCCCCCATGCCCGTCAGCCGACCGGCCAGGCCCCGGGACCGGTCCGGAGCCGGCGAGCCATCTCGTCCACCGCCTCCTCATCCGGGCCGCCGCCCCGGAAGGGCCGAGCCGCCAGGAGCGTGAGGCGACGCAGGGGGTGATGGCGCGGGAGGAAGGCGGTGAGGTCGAACAGGCCTGCCACCGTCACCATCCCGTAGACCAGCAGGAGGACGAGGAGTACCGCAAGCCAGAACAGGATCACGGCTGCACCTCCGGCAAGATCATACCAAAGCTCCTTCCCATCCCCGGCCGGCCTAAAATGGAGGGGAGTGCCACCACCCGGGAGGATTGGAAAGCCATGGAGGAATCCTCGGGATTGCCCATCGCCCAGTTGCGCATCCACCTTGTGGCGGAGACCCGGTTCGTGCTGAACGCGTGGAACGGAGTCCCGTGGCGGGTGTGGGAGACCACCTCCGCAAGGGACGCGGAGGTCCTCGCGGAGTTCGCGGGCAGGCTGTGCTACCAGAGCTGGCACCGCCCCAATCCCGCCACCGCACGGAACGAGGACTACCTCCGCAACATCCTCGCGCAGGGCCATTTCTCCGTCCTGGAACACGCGGGCTTCACGGTGGTCCTCACGGGGGTCTCCAGGGCCTTCACCCACGAGATGGTCCGGCACCGGCACTTCAGCTACTCCCAGCTCTCCCAGCGGTTCGTGGACGAGGAGCGCGCCGCGGTGGTGGTCCCGCCCCTGTTCCGGGATGATCCGGAAGCCCTCGCGATCCTGGAGGAGGTTCACCGGAAGACGCAGGAGGCGTATGCGCGCCTCGTGCGCCTCGCCCAGCGGAAGCTGGAGGGCCTTGCGGACCGCCGCATGCGACGGAAGCGGGCCCGGGAGGCCGCCCGGTGCGTGCTCCCGAACATGACGGAGACCCACATCGTGATCACCGGAAACCACCGGGCCTGGCGGGAGTTCTTCGAGAAGCGGGGGAGCCTGCACGCGGACGCGGAGATCCGGGAGGTGGCGGTCCGGATCTTCACGGAGGTGGCCCGACCCCTCGCCCCGCACATCTACCAGGATTTCGAGGTGGTGGAACACCGCCTCCCGAACGGGGAAACGGTGCCGATCCTGCGGAGGCAACCGCTCCCCGCCTCCGAGGAGTGAGCTACGGAGCCAGCTCCCGCGTCATGTACAGCAGACGCGAGGCCCCGAAGAGGAACCGGCCCGCCAGAAGCGGCACGCGCCGCTCCGCTCGGAACCCGAGGGACCCGTAGAGCCGAAGGGCGGGCTGGTTTCCCTCCACCACGTAGAGGGCCGCCCGGCGCTTTCCCGCCCGCCGGGCCTCCTCCAGCGCCCGGCGCATCAGGGCCCGGCCCACGCCCCGTCCGCGCACCTGGGGGAGCACCGCCACCGCCTCGATCAGCGCGGTATCCGGCTCCGGTGCCGCACTCCCCATCAGGGCCAGGAGCACGAGGGCCCACAGGGCCCGGGGAAAGGAAAGGTGCCGCCGCAGCACGGGCCAGAGGGGAGCGGGGGAGGAGGATTCCAGGACCAAGGTGAGGGTCCCCACCACCCGTCCGCCCATCTCCGCCACGAAGACCCGCCCGGAGGAGGGAAGGTCCGCGAGGATCCGCGCGACCCTGCGGGGATCCGGCCCGAAGATCCGGCTGAACTTCTCCAGGAATCCACTGGTGAGGATCTCCGCCACGGCCCCGCGATCCTGTGGGGAGGCCGGACGCACGGAGAGGCTGGGCTCGTCCACCGGACACCTCACGGGGTTTTAAGGCCGCGCCCCAGCACGAGGACCAGGAGCACCGTAAGAAGGCCCCCGAGGGCGAGGGCGTGGGAGATCCCGATGGCCGCGCTCAACAGCCCCATGGGGAAGGTCCCCAGGGTGAACATCCCGAAGGCGGTCACGGAGTACAGCCCCATGGCCCGGCCCCGCATCCGGGGATCCACCCGGGTCTGGAGGAGGGTGTTGGCCGCAGCCATGGCCGCGGACTGAAACAGACCCGAAGCCACGAGAAACCCCAGACACACCCAGGGATGCGCGGAGAGGGCGAAGAGGGAGACGCTGAGGCCGAACAGGGCCGCGGAGGAGATCATGAGGCGGTGGGGCCGTCCAGCGTCGGAGCGGGCCACATACCAGGCGGAGAGCACGGTTCCCACGCCCGGGGCGGCCTGCAGCAGCCCCAGCTGGGCGGCGTCCGCGTGCAGCACCTCCCGGGCGAAGGCGGGCATGAGGCGGAAGTAGGGCCGGCCGAAGAAGTTGAGGATCGCCACCGCGGCCAGGACCTCCAGGAGGGTCCGATCCTCCCGGAGGGCACGGAAGGCGTCCACGAGATCCTCCGACACCGATCCGGAGGCAGAGGCCTGGGGCAGGAGGTGCATCCGCAACACCGCGGCCACGACTGCCCCGTAGCTGAGGGCGTTCACCGCGAAGCAGGCGGCCTCCCCCGCCCACGCGATGACCACCCCACCCAGGGAGGGGCCGAGCACACCCGCCCCGTTGAAGGCCACGGAGTTCAGGGTCACCGCCTGCAGCACCTCTTCCTCTTCCACCAGTTCAGGGACCATGGCGTGGCGGGCGGGCATGTCGAAGGACATGAGGAAGGAGTTGAGGCCGCCCAGGAGGATCACGTGCCACACCGTGGCGCGGCCCGTGGCGGTGAGCCCCGCCAGCAGCAGGGCACTCGCCCCGAGCAGGAGGTTGGTCCACACCAGCAGCGTCCGCCGGTTCACCCGATCCGCCACCACCCCGCCGATAGGGGCGAACACCAGCCTTGGGATGGCCTGGGCGAGGGCCAGCAGTCCCAGGTACACGGGAGAGAGGGTGAGGCGGTCCACGAGATATCCGGTGGCCACGAACTGCATCCACGAGCCGGTGTTGGAGACGAACAGGCCGATCCAGAGGAGCCGGAAGTCGCGGTGACGGAGGGGTGCGAGGGGGGTCACGATGGCCGGGATTCCGGTTCGGTGGCCTCCACGGGCTCCTCGATCACCACCTCGTCCACCCCGTCGGTCTCCACCAAGCGCACCGTCACCCGCTCCCGGCTGGAGGTGGGCAGATTCTTCCCCACGTAGTCCGGCCGAATGGGGAGCTCCCGGTGTCCCCGATCCACCAGGACCGCCAGCTGGATGGAGGCGGCGCGTCCGAGGTCCATCAGGGCATCCAGGGCCGCCCGCACCGTGCGCCCCGTGTACAGCACGTCGTCCACCAGCACGATGTCCCGCCCCACCACGGAGAAGGGGATCTCCGTGCGCTGAACCGTGGGAGCCGCGGTGTGGCGGTCGCGGTCGTCCCGGTACAGGGTGATGTCCAACACGCCCACGGGGACCCGAACCCCCTCGATCCGCTCGATGGCCTCCGCCAGCCGCCGGGCCAGGACGTCTCCCCGGGTGCGGATGCCCACGAGGGCCAGGGTGCCCGTCCCCCGGTTCCGCTCGAGGATCTCGTGGGCGATCCGCACGAGGGCGCGGGCGATGGCCTGCGGGTCCATGACTCTGGCCTTCTGCCGCATCCGCATCTCACTTCCCTTTTTCCCTCAGGGCCCGTAATACCTCCTGCAGATCCTCCGGCAACTCCGAGGTGAACACGAGCCGCTCGCCGGTCCGCGGGTGCGTGAGGACCAGCTCACAGGCGTGGAGGAACTGCCGCCTCAGGCCCAGCTCCCCCCGGGATCCGTATACGGGGTCTCCGGCTACAGGATACCCCATGTGCTTGGCGTGTACCCGGACCTGGTGAGTCCGCCCGGTCTGGAGCCGGCAGGCCACCAGGGTGTAGCCTCTGAACCGCTCCAGCACCCAGAAGCTGGTCGTCGCGGGCCGGCCGGTGGGGACCACGGCCATCTCCTTCCGCCGCACCGGGTGGCGGCCGATGGGCGCGGACACCGTCTTCTCCTCCCACGGCACCTCCCCCCGCAGGAGGGCCAGGTAGGTGCGCCGGACCGCGCGGCGCGCAAACTGAGCGGCCAGGGCTACGTGGGCCGCGTCATGCTTCGCCACCACCACTAGGCCCGAGGTGTCCTTGTCCAGCCGGTGGACGATCCCCGGCCGCAGCTCCCCCCCGATCCCGGAGAGCCGATCCAGCCGCGCCAGGAGGGCGTTCACCAAGGTCCCCCGGGGGCGGCCCGCGCCGGGATGTACCGGGATCCCCGCGGGCTTGTCCACCACCGCCAGGTCCTCGTCCTCGTACAGGATCCGCACGGGGAGTTCTTCGGGGACAAGGGCTGGAGGCTGCGGGGAGGGGATCCGAACCTCCACCCCGTCCCCCGCCCGGACCCGGTAACTGGGTCGCACGGTGCGGCCGTGGATCCGGACTTCCCCCGCCTCGATGAGCTGCTGGATGCGGGAGCGGCTGAGGGAGAGGCGGCGGGCGAGGTACACGTCCAGCCGGGTCCCCTCTGCCTCCGGCTCGACGATGATGCGGTGCAGGTCCTCCAGGCGCGTCGACACCCCGGTCTATCGCTCCCCCTGGGCCGAGCGGATCGCGCGCAGGGCCAGCAGCCCCCCGCCGACCACGATGCAGGTGTCCGCCAGGTTGAAGACGGGCCAGTAGGGGAGCTCGATGAAGTCCACC is drawn from Armatimonadota bacterium and contains these coding sequences:
- a CDS encoding histidinol-phosphatase HisJ family protein, with protein sequence MGRAHPYGAAVIPRPDYHTHLENVGLTWDGLTRLVEAAMRVGITEIGLTEHAHNFVQCRTIYPPDNSWIHAREVSERRNWDFDAYVRLLDRARAEGLPVKAGMEWDYCPGREGELERWIRAYDWDFTLGGVHWLRGKDGAWWGFDIPDQRAEWENRSVDEVYAEYFRLLAEAAQTGLFDVIAHPDVVKVFGHRPHRDPLPWYEEAARAMARAGVCAEVSTAGLRKPVGELYPAPDFLRILHRQAVPIVTSSDAHLPEHVGYAFHQAEAAAWAAGYRTRCLFTRRRRTEVPIHLANT
- a CDS encoding EAL domain-containing protein; amino-acid sequence: MHLEAVRQLHLEGEIRRALERGEFVLHYQPVVRLQDQVPVEMEALIRWRHPRDGLRLPAEFLEAAERAGLGPTLGAWVLGEACRQARAWATRIPQSPVVVSVNLSASQVQDPQLPDRLTAAFQTTGASPRTLRLEVSERVLASLPPEALHRLGRLGSLELGVHVDDFHNSLAPDLLQWLPIRALKVPWAVISTSPEPRQAAHRLLTGARDRRIPVVVKGVEDPQALEEVAAMGFEYAEGFAIARPMDPEAATAYLLGVNGR
- a CDS encoding metallophosphoesterase family protein — encoded protein: MKLAVLCDIHGNLPALQAVARELAEVPGLQHVLVGGDLCFGGLEPAQCLDFVRDHGYAAILGNTDAILAEAARAPESQEADELLAWTLEQLSDDHLLYLADLPFHLRLIPEEGHDLYLVHATPWSVEEPVHPDAPEEVVRRIFEEAGARLVVYGHVHKQYRRPWQDRLLVNPGSVGFPLDGDPRPAYAILTWDGSWHVEMRRIAEGYDPEQVALRYRSSHPRGEVWAERIRTGRP
- a CDS encoding MerR family transcriptional regulator, with the translated sequence MSDPKEELFPIGIVSLLTGLRPSTLRRWEERGLVAPVRSGRRRLRLYSWRDIEQIRLLRHLMETEGLSPLQARAAVQEGWPRFTGWERGLWRRGRPPRRGGNRIAVVPVCAVGEEFEP
- the nifS gene encoding cysteine desulfurase NifS, producing the protein MRRIYLDYASTTPLDPRVLEAMVPYFSERFGNASSVHAFGQEARAAVDEARRILAQALGARPSEVVFTSGATEADNWAILGVAWAHEDRGRHLITSAVEHHAVLEPCRFLEERGWEVTYLPVDPYGRVDPEDVRRALRDDTVLVSVMHANNEIGTLQPIAEIARICRERGVLVHTDATQSFGALPLHVDELGVDLLSASAHKRYGPKGVGLLYVRKGTRILSLLRGGSQERGRRAGTENVPGIVGFARAIAIALEEREVEQARIRRLRDRLIEGLLQIPGAHLNGHPTDRLPNNVNVSFEGAESETLLLNLDLAGIAASSGSACTAGSLEPSHVLRAIGLPEDLARGSVRFTLGRWTTEEEVEEAIRATAEAVAQVRRVSGGGRRRPAGTRR
- the thyX gene encoding FAD-dependent thymidylate synthase is translated as MEESSGLPIAQLRIHLVAETRFVLNAWNGVPWRVWETTSARDAEVLAEFAGRLCYQSWHRPNPATARNEDYLRNILAQGHFSVLEHAGFTVVLTGVSRAFTHEMVRHRHFSYSQLSQRFVDEERAAVVVPPLFRDDPEALAILEEVHRKTQEAYARLVRLAQRKLEGLADRRMRRKRAREAARCVLPNMTETHIVITGNHRAWREFFEKRGSLHADAEIREVAVRIFTEVARPLAPHIYQDFEVVEHRLPNGETVPILRRQPLPASEE
- a CDS encoding NADH-quinone oxidoreductase subunit B family protein, which encodes MARVDLDAEAEGLRRNVLTTTVDRMLAWARSSSVWPVQFGLACCAIEMIATTTSKFDIARFGMEAFRASPRQSDLMIVAGRVSQKMAPVLRHIYEQMLEPKWVIAMGDCASCGGVYNNYALVQGVDKVVPVDVYVAGCPPRPEALLYGLMKLQEKIREQGKLGTLRRASSRVG
- a CDS encoding CoA pyrophosphatase, whose protein sequence is MGAYPSCTADREPRPGVTFARIREVLLGYVPRTVEDASLRLAAVLIPLYEEDGRIWVLLTRRTDRVAVHKGQISFPGGAVEEKDPDALHAALREAEEELGIRREDVEVLGQVDDECTVVSGFLIRPFVGRLPHPYPLRPAEEEIAEVIRIPLAFFLDPRAVEVRRDPSGRLQYFYRYQGHVVWGATARILRRFTSLLEGDG
- a CDS encoding NADH-quinone oxidoreductase subunit C; amino-acid sequence: MHVVDPAPVQAFLQERLGEGVLEVHRFRGDPTVLVRPEALLDALAAVKGDPWRFEMLTDLTAWDRYPTEPRFEVVYHLLSLSRRERLRVKTRVPGSDPVLPTAIPLFAGANWFERELWDLFGIRFVGHPDLTRILLPDDWEGHPLRKDYPLTEEPVEFKGYTPKVPSETIPNVPPRRREDR
- a CDS encoding NADH-quinone oxidoreductase subunit A; this encodes MREYVPVLVHLAISTGLAVGLLGLHALLGGRYPTPEKLEAYESGVWPLGSARERVPIRYYLIAMLFILFDVEAVFLYPWALVLRELGTPALWAGLVFIALLGLGYAYEWARGGLEWQE